The region CCTCTGGGGTCTAGTGTGCCCCCTGCCCCCCACTGGGGCCCTGGCCCACCTCGAAGAGGTAGTCCAAGATCTCAAGGATGGTGAGCAGGCTGGCCCCGATGAACAGCCCCATCTGGCCCCCAATGTCACCTGTGGAGACAGGGCGGTGGTCCTCTTAGGGCACCTGGTGCCCACACCTATCCAGACCCAGCTGGCAGCCTGCATGTGCACACACCAAGAAGATCTGACACCTCATAGGCCTTTTTCTGCTCCACCAGCTCATAATTGAGGGCCTCGAAGAAGATGTCCAGCACCAGCATGTTCTCCCTAGAGGAAAGGAAGGCCAGGAATGCTCACCGACCACCTGCTGGGCCAGCTGCTGGGAGGAGGCAGATGCGGGTTCTTGAGCCTCAGCCTCCTTTGAGGACCCTGGGACGGGGGCGTTACCCCAGTTTTCAAAAGACACAAGGGTGGGCATCTTGCACAAAATCCCAAAGCCGGTTCTGAGTGTGGAGACCGGTGAGAGCCCGGGCTGCGCACAGCGCTTCAGCCTGCCAGCCCCTGTCGCGCCCTTGCTCACTCGATGTACGCCTCGCTGCGGTTGTGCTTTCGGGCCAGATAGCGGGCGGCGGCGCGGCTCGGGATCCGCACCATGGAGAGCTCCTTGGCGTAGCGCGTGGTGGCGCACGGGTTGGGGCAAGCGCACGCATCTTTCCGCAGCATGGCGTCTGGCGGCGAGACGTGCCAGGTCAGGCCCGCGCAGGGTGGGACGGGGAGGCGGGGGAGGGGTGCCCTTACCCAGGGTCGGCTCTGCACAGTCCTTGTATAGCTGGGGGCTGCACACTGGCGCGCTGCCTGAGTAGGAGGGCAGGAGAGGAGACAGAGCTTCAGGAGCTGCCCAAGGGCTCCCTGGCCCACCAGGGGCAAGGACCCTGCCTCAGGACCTTACCAGGCATATGCATCATTCGACAGCCGCACTTCCGAGCCACGTAGCGGGTCTCACAGGCCAGGCGACAACCCATTAGGCTATAAGGAGGGCTGGGGCCTGGGCTAGGGTTGGGGGAACCTAGGGGACCAGAAGGCTCCAGCTCTAAGACGGGGTCTGGAGACAGGGAGCTGCAGTCACCCCAGGGTGGTGGCAGATAGATCAGCTGTGGAGGGACAGGGTTAAGGAAGGGCCTGGAAGAAGTTGGGGCACCCAGGTAAAACTATGAGAGGTCTCCTGTGGGATGGAGGCCTCTGGGGTGTGGAGCTGAAGGGGGATAGAGGGTTGGGATGGATCCTTGGGAGGGGCTGCAGAGACAGGTGAGGATACTTGCTGCTTCTGGCAGGACACAAAGGTCTGGTAGCCGGGGGCGGCCCCGAAGCCCAACTGGTCAATGATGGGGGGCTCTTCCTGGGTGTGGATCTGCACTCGTATCCCCACCTCAAATGGGGTCTCCTCTGCGGGGAGGGCACCCATAAGGCCCAAGGCCCCAACAGGCAAGCCACCCCCTCTCCCCAGAACTGTGCAGACCACTCCTGCCTCCTGCTCACAGGGAAGGAACATGCTTTGGGCGCCCTTCCTGGGCACCTtctccctcatttccttcccagAGCCCCCCCCCACCGTGTGTCACCCCACCCTCAACCCCTCACACATATGCCCCTACCCGTGTCCCTCCACACGGGCAGATACTCATCCTGCTGCACGTCCAGCATGACCTCCAGCCCGTTGCCCGCCCCTCCCTTGAAAGTGGTGAGAAGCTCAGCCCCGCCGGCGCCAGAATTAAAGGTGTAGCACTGACCCATGCGGGTGAAGATCTGCTGGTGGGCACACAGTTGGCCAGGTTGCACCAGGGGATGTGACACCCATGCAAACCCATGGACTGGGAGCCTTTCCCGTCCCTGTTCTTTCTTTGGTCTCCTCTTTGAACATTGAAGCCTACATTTCAATTCCCCTAGCCTCATCCTCATAAAGGCATATGAAGTTGGACCCTCATGGACTCCCATCACCCTAGCCCCTCCTCCACCTCTAGGCTCCCACACAACCCAGGGCACAGCCTGCAGGGCAAGTGGTTGGTTGGCTGGGGTTTGGACTAAAGGAAAGTGGGTCCTAGTTGTCCTTTCTGCCCCTGGCAGAGAGAGGGGATTTTCCCAGAACAGGTCCTCTAGAGAGCCCTCCCCAGGAGCAGGGTCTTCACAGGCCAGAGCTTGGGCCCAGAGTCAGCCTGGACCAGTGCCTGATGATGGGACACATGGCCTTGTACCCTACAGTCTGCTGGGTGATAGGAAGGGTCCCAAGGAGGACAGCTTCCAGAGCTGAAGAGAAAGGCATTGGGAGGGTAGGGAGAACTTGGCTTAGCCAGAAGGGAAGGGATCCCTGGGCAGAGCGTGTTTAGGTTCTGATTTTAGGAAGCACCCAAGCAGGGCTGCCAGCTCACCACAGTGAAATTCTCTGGCCCACAGGGCTGGCCACGGTAGCGGCAATCCAGCAGCATCTCATCCAGGGAGTGACCAGCCCGAGCGTAGAGCTGTGCCATGTCGAAGGTGGGGCTAGGCATGAAGCCAGGCGGGGCGGGGGGCTGGCCAAGGGCACGCAGGAAGGCGGCATGCTCAGCAGGGTCCAGGCCCAGCAGCGCTGGCCCGGCCCAGTGCAGGTCGTTGGGTGTGAGGCGCGAGCGGCGCAGTGGGTTGACGTTGCACAGGGTGACTGCAGGGAAGGTGAGCTGGTGGCTCTCCCGCTCATCCAGAGCCGTCTCATGGTGGAACTCCCCATAGTAGCGCACCCTCTCAGCCACCTGGTAGAGGAAGGTGGCCAGCGACAGGAGCACGGCTGCAGCCCACAGTCCCCGGCGTAGGGTTAGGCCCCCTGGGCCAAAGACGTGGCCCAGGCCATGCAGTGTGCAGCGGCTGGCGAACACTCGGATGTCTGAGGCAGGCCATGGGGCCACCGCTGGCCCTGAGGTGGGCTTCATGACTGTGGCCTGGGGAGTAAGACCCAGAGAACTGGAAAAAGTGAGGTGGGGTCTGTCCCAGGGCCAAGAGGGCTCAGGCAGGACTCAGGTGGCCAGGCAGGGGTCACTGCAGGTCAGGCAAGGGGAGGAGAGGGTCAGAGGAGAGTAGCCAAGACTGAGAGGCGGGAGGCACTGGCCTGATATGGTGTACAAGGTCCGGATGGGCTTCCCCAGGAGCAGGCTGTGGCTTCGCCGGACTCAGCACAGGATTGGGGCTTCCCAGCACAGCCAACCGTGGCAAGCAGGGGCTGCTCTTGCCGgtctggctgggcttcccctagGAGCTGGCTGTGGCTTTGCGGGGCTCAGCATGGGATCAGGACTCCGCAGCACAGCCAACCGTGGCAAGCAGGGGCTGCTCTGCGAAGGCAGTGCTGCTGGAGCTGCCGCAGAGGATTGAGTTTCAGCAGTGAGGGGGGTCAGGGGGCTGGGAGAACAGTCTGGAGGAGAAGGTCCCTGGGGCTCCAGGCTGAGCCATTAGTGCAGTGGGGAGGGGCCCATGCTGTCAGAGACCAGAGGCACCAGGAGGAAACTGCAGCAGTGGTGAGGGCTTGAAGTGAGCCCAGAGGTAAGTTGGGGCTGGGGGCACCTTCAGGCTCTCTAGGCTCCCAGTGGTAGCCCCTGAGGACCAGCCCCTTTgttctcctttctctccctccttcccactcGCCTCACCCAGGATCATTTGTTCTTTCACAAGGGTGGGGCTGGCTCCTGACCAAGCTGCAAAGTGGTCTCCTCTTTCTGTGCCCACCAGGTCCTAGAATGCCTTGAGGAGGCAGGGCCTCTTCCAGCTCCTGTATCCACAGCCCGTTTCCTGAGTGACCCTCTCTCCCTGAGGAGTCAGACCCCACCTCCCCTGCTCAGGCCTACCTGTCGGGGAGGTGTTCTTAACTACCATGGTGGGTGTGGGGGAGCTGACCTGCCTCTCCCAGGTCACGTGGGCACCTACTAACTGAAGCTGCCTTTGCCCAAAGAGTAAGACATGGAATAGTGTATACAATGTGTTACTTCTTGGGCTCAGAAAGGGcagaaaaaataagaatatatacTCAGATTTGCTTGTATTGCATTAGAACATGTGGGAAGGAAACAGGAAATGAAAGTTACTCTGTGGGGACCCGGGAAGACAGGGCAAGGGTGGGTGTGAGACTTCTATTTGcctttttatattgttttgacTTTTGAATCATGTGAACATATTAGAGGttcaaaaaataagtaaaactaactttaaaagagagaagctctGGGAGCCCAGGGACCTCCGATTTCCTTCTGGTTCAGGTGTGCTGAGCCCCTTGGATGGGCCAAGAATGCCATCTGAGCCTTGGCAGGGCCAGTTCCTGCCTGGTCTGGCTAGCTCCCTCTGGGCCTAGGGAGGCCCTCTGCTGAATTCCTTACTTTTGTGATTCCAGCATCTTAGGACTCCCTCAGTGCCTGGTCAGTCAGTGGATGCAGCCCCTCACCCACCACCTCGGCCTTGTCCCCACACTCCACCACCATCCTGATTCCACCCTAGCTTGGAGCATCCACCAATTTCTCCATCACAGCCCTTACAGTCTGGGCTTGCCCCTCCTAATTGACCCTTTCATTCAGAGCTCCTGTCCCAACTTTCTTCAGCATCCTTGAAGAAAGGGGCAGCCCAGGGTGAAAAGTCCATAGCCCAGTAGTCATTGTCAACATTGGAGCTCTTCCTTACCCCAAAGGGTGGCACACTGTACACCTAGCCACACTATTTGACGTCTTACTCTTTTCACTTAATGGTATATTCTGGATACCTTGTGACATCAGTACctgaagaacattttttttttttaatagttgcatACTATTTGTGATAGTTAATttcatatgtcaacttggctaggctatgattcccagtggtttgtgCAAACACTAGACTAGTTCCTGTTTCACAATGTAATCATCTTTCATAATTTAATCTAATGTAATCAAGTAatcgatcagttgaaaggggggtTTCATTAGGGTGTGGACTGCCCCCAGACTATAAATAAATACTTAGGagaactctctctttctctgtcttgacTCTGCAGTCTTCCATCACCTGACCTATGATCTTGGGACACAAGGCAGGAGGAGTCTCCAGCCCACTGCCTGAAcaatggattttggacttgccagccccaagattttgtgagccaatccctGAAGTAAATCAATCCGTATCTGTCTATCTCACTGGTTATGTTTCTCTAGAGAGCTGTAAGACACCATTCTGTCATGTGGATGTATCATAGTTATTTAACCACTTCTCCTATTGATAAACACTGAGGGTTTCTAGTCTTTGTACTGCAAGCAATGCTGTGATCAGTACCATTGCACAGGTGTCTTTACATGCTTgtgcagtgttatggattgaattgtgtcctccaaaaagacgcgttgaaatcctaacctctggtacttgtgaatatgaccttgtttggaaatagagtctttgaagatactGTCAGTTgatatgaggtcatactggagtaggttgggtcctaatcctatacgtgatgtccttataaaaggggaaaagataaaCAGAGACAGAAGAAGGGTACTGTGTGATGCTGAAGCTGCAGGCCAAGTAATGCATGGAGCTGCAAAAAGCTGGAAGAGAatcatggaacagattctccctcaaagcttGAGAAGGAACCCATATGGTTGATAGCCtgctttggacttctagactgcagaattatgcaacaataaatatctgttcttataagtcatgtagtttgtagtattttgtaatggtagccctaagaaactaatacaatttCTTGGTACTGGGAAGTGGGGTACTGctttaacaaatacctaaaaatatGGAAGTGACTTTGGACTTGGATAATGgggagaggctggaagagttttgagGCACTTGATTGTAAaagtctagattgccttgaaaaaaCTGTTCATAGAACTGTGGACATTAAAGgtgattctggtgagggctcagaaaaaagtgaggagagctatagagaaagttcCTAGCCTCATGTTGCTGGAAATGTGGGCGTTCAATATGCTTCTGTTGAGgccttaaaaggaaatgatgaacatgttaTTGGACACTGGAGGAAAGGTGATCCTTGCTATAAATTGGCAAAGAATTTGGGTGAATTATGTTTAAAAGTTTTGTGGcaatagaacttgtaagtgatgaacttatgTATTTAGCTGGGGAGATTTCTAAGCACAATGTTGAAGGCACAACCTGGTTTCTTCTTGctccttatagtaaaatgtgagtgGAAAGAGAGATGTTCAGAAATGAACTGTGCAGAAAGGAACCAGAATTTGAGAATTTGGAGAACTCTCAGCCTAgctgtatttttaaaagttgagAAAACGTGGTCTGGAGAGAAAGTGATAGTGTAGCCGGACAATTTGCTAATGAGATTAGGTGTGTGATATATGGATCCAATCAATCATCTCAGCAGAAACATTATCAGCTTAGGCTGAAGGGAACAGAGATAGGATGAAACTGAGACAGATGGGGTTAACcgtgctggcagaacaaaagagctgttaaaagattaccatctagaagttgggtaaacaggaaccacaccctgtcaacatgagataaggttgaaacagcccgtgaattactatctccttcttagtgtttttctagtcccttccccctttacaggctcctgcaTGCACGGAACAAAGTGTAACCACAGTTTAACCtcccttagccctctgaagatggcaatgtagtgccaaagatcagtgtgcttgcactatatc is a window of Elephas maximus indicus isolate mEleMax1 chromosome 20, mEleMax1 primary haplotype, whole genome shotgun sequence DNA encoding:
- the ASIC3 gene encoding acid-sensing ion channel 3; this translates as MKPTSGPAVAPWPASDIRVFASRCTLHGLGHVFGPGGLTLRRGLWAAAVLLSLATFLYQVAERVRYYGEFHHETALDERESHQLTFPAVTLCNVNPLRRSRLTPNDLHWAGPALLGLDPAEHAAFLRALGQPPAPPGFMPSPTFDMAQLYARAGHSLDEMLLDCRYRGQPCGPENFTVIFTRMGQCYTFNSGAGGAELLTTFKGGAGNGLEVMLDVQQDEYLPVWRDTEETPFEVGIRVQIHTQEEPPIIDQLGFGAAPGYQTFVSCQKQQLIYLPPPWGDCSSLSPDPVLELEPSGPLGSPNPSPGPSPPYSLMGCRLACETRYVARKCGCRMMHMPGSAPVCSPQLYKDCAEPTLDAMLRKDACACPNPCATTRYAKELSMVRIPSRAAARYLARKHNRSEAYIEENMLVLDIFFEALNYELVEQKKAYEVSDLLGDIGGQMGLFIGASLLTILEILDYLFEVFQDRVLGYFWNRRHSQRHSSTNLLQEGLGGPRTHVSHLSLGPRPPTPPCAVTKTISDSHRTCYLVTRL